The genomic DNA AACTCACTACATCTAAAAAAGGCTGGAAGGGCAAATAATAAACCTTAATACCGTTACCCATCCATCTTATACCATgcctattattattaaaatttgttACAACTATAACTTTGAaacctaaaaaaaaataaaagtaaaatatttgaagaaaatattatgcaaatatttaataataagtaTGAACACAataagtttatatatatatatatatatatatatatattttattattcattgtaagatttattatatatttaatttttttttttttttttttttttttttttttttatgtataaccCTTTTTTATCAAATTCTTAGACAATTCAAAAATGTGAGTTTCTATTCCTCCCAAATttggataaaaaaaatcacTCACCATGCAAATACAacattttctttcttttttgtaaattatatttttatctttttcctttttgtatatattgtatTCGCTAACTGCATCTTTCATTATGTattcatatacatattttgatatctattttttttttttttaaatcatcacataaatataaatataatacggatttatttttttatatacttttttgtTTACTATATCTCGTTTTAATTAAGATAAGTccaaacatataaaaaaaaataaaataaaattaaaacaaaaaaaaatatatatttacatattaagGATATGAAAAGTTGTACAAAACAAAGAATACCCTAAATATACaagtatatttaaaattgtgcttatatttattgattCTTCATTCCTatcatttataattaattactAAGAACACGTGAAggttcttttatattttatttaaatgtataaaaaaaaaaaaaatacaatatatttacacattaatacacacacatatatatataatatatatttatatatatatatatatcacttGATTATTTTTAACAATGTTCCATAACCAgagttatataaataaattaaaaaaaaaaaaaaaaagggggGGGGCAGGAAAAGTATAgctcttctttttttttttttttttttttttttaatatatatatataaaataatatacaatattgCATTCCTCCTAATtagaatattaaaaaaaattatattaaatattaagataatataatacaacaCTTATcattcatttattaattttattatttttttttttattaatttatttattttttattattatttaaaagttatatgtattgtttttatatataaagcaTCTTGAAATAAGaagtaacatatatataaaaaaaaaaaaaaaaaatacatatatacttagatattataaaaatatatatcatctatggtttttaaaaaaagtatacaaaaataacaaataattaaaaaaatatatatatatatatatatatatatatataatatatagtcTAAGttttaataacaataaaaaaaaatatataacaccAAAATTAGgaaagaataaatatgatacacaaggtaataataacaataaagaTGTTGAAAAAATTGTTgtctttttaaataatcaataatgaatgaaataaaaaaaaaatatatattttattaacaaaATATTCGTTGCATTAACAATGAAAACATTACAAAAATGGATACgcataaaaatgtatacatatatatatatgtaaatacgcttatatttgtttatttatttatatatttattaatattcttttatggTGTCATCAAAATGCAAATGTTATGATAgctcttcttcttttttctttctttttatcattataataacataatatttattcataataattatatattcagaCAAATACTTATACATATTAcccataaaaaataaaaaccatCTTTTTAACTATCACCTAGTCTTACACCCCTTCCAATAAAAACTCTTCTATTTGttccattattattatttgtactccttgaattatttatattcgtATATCCATATCTTTGGAAATTGTTCCTTATTCCATTATTTAAACGAAATTCTTGCAATTTTAGCATTATCTTATCAAAAATTTTGGGTGTTTTATCTAAAAGATTGGGACCACctataagaaaataataaaaataaaaataaaaataaaaaatatataatatagtgaTACATTTACtgggaaataaaaaaaaaaaaaaaaaaaaaaaaaaaaatagctattttttaaatattatgtacatatttttaatatattaggtagctattttttaaatattatgtacatatttttaatatattaggtagctatttttttaaatattatgtacatatttttaatatattaggtagctatttttttaaatattatgtacatatttttaatatattaggtagctattttttatatattatgtacatatttttaatatattaggtagctattttttttaaatattatgtacatatttttaatatattaggtagctatttgtaaaatatcatgtacatatttttaatacacacagtcacatataataaataaatattgaacttataaaattatgtttcctattattttatgttacCTTCTCTTGGTAAAATTTCTCTAAAAAAGTAGTAGACATGTCCTGATAACAACCCCATAATATCAACCCACAAAGATTGACCCATAATTAAATGTAAGAAAATTAAAGCAAAGGGTAATTGATATCCCTTAACagtaaagaaataaatggAAACATGGCTCCATGCTTCTCTTCTTGACCAATAGTATATTATTGCAAAGAGGAGAGAATTTCCTAAAAAGGGATAACCTATATgatgggaaaaaaaaaaaaaaaaaatatatatataatataatatatatatgtatatatttttgtgaatatatttttattttctatttattttatacctCGTGGccaataaaacaaaatactTATAAGAGATAAAAAGGTACATTGAATggtaatgaaatataaataagatcCAGGTGATGTGAAAATTGCATTTTTTTCTAAAGATGATGAGAATTGAGCAAATAAAGACATAAAGAATACCCATGAAAGGGAAAATTTACCAACATATAAAAAGTTCAGAAAAATTCTccatatatgatatttataatatattaaattccAATCTAATAGTATATATACAACGTTCAATAAATTACACGTTATCAATAAGGTaactaaaaaaattaatgttaTCACATATTTTGTTACGTTCGGTAAATTATTATACCACACTTCTGGACCAGATATATCCATTTTATTGTgtattgttcatataatcttgaaaataaaaaaaaaaaaaaaaataatataatataatcctATAAGTTAGtaatcatttattattttctcaatatataaaaaagagagttacaatttattttgttctctTATACACAATGTAGCAATTTaagactttttttttttatttcgaATTTTCcactatataattataatatgtaatatattaaaaagaataacacatataaaaaaatatatatataaatacatatatatatattataataaatttataatttttaattcaatatataatataaaaaaaaattaaaatgtatcatatgaaataagaaaaaattataaaatataaatatattattatataaacataaaaatatttcaattataaaaaaaaaaaaaaaaaaaaaaaaaaaaaaaaattaaatatgagAAAAGTGTAAATATagggaaaataaaaaatatatattattatatctaaAAAGTTCTTATAAGATtaaagttttatatttattttttgaataaataaataaatatatgtatatttttacctaattacataaaaaaaagtgtattattatttttatattttattttttgtataatatatatattaaataatgagtataattttttgttaacatatatacatgcgtaatataatatataacatatatatattatatatatatatatatattttatattattattttttttggaaaggcgttaataaaaaaaatgatcttgttataaaaagaatatatgaaatattaatatatattttttttaataaataaataaataaataaatgtattatatatatatatatatatatatatatatatatatatatattttttctacaaTGAGAGATGAAtatgtaattttattaaaatgtttaaaagtatatacataatatgccataaattaataatgcgatataaaacatttaaattatgaatatgttatgaaattaaaaatgggGATATGGATATTTTAAATGGATCGtaattatttgttattatagagtatatatacttattcaATTGTTCtagttatataatatgtacagataaaataatatacatataaatatatatataatgtattatatatatgtgtatatatttatgagcCATGTCTTTATTaaacttatatatttattggaGATATGTAgtatttttcaaatatataatacttgcaaaaaaaaaatttccaagaggcatataatatatatgtgtgtagctttaaaaaagatataacataaatatatatttttgaataaaCGTGTTCATGATTTTATGCCCATATGTAAGTTTAGCTTAAgcttatattttcaaattttcttatttatttatttatttatttatttattttttgtgttaataatatgataatttgTAAAAAGATTTTTAATGAGTCCACTAAATTATGGAAACCTAAATATTTcaataataacataaaatgGTATCAAAgtattaataaagaaaaaagtgTTAATAGAATATATACTCAAAAAAAGATAACAAAAAGAGAGAAATTATTAGGAAATATAAAACCatttataaatgataaatatgataatccTGAATGTAATGTGATtgctta from Plasmodium sp. gorilla clade G2 genome assembly, chromosome: 10 includes the following:
- a CDS encoding DER1-like protein, putative, with the translated sequence MDISGPEVWYNNLPNVTKYVITLIFLVTLLITCNLLNVVYILLDWNLIYYKYHIWRIFLNFLYVGKFSLSWVFFMSLFAQFSSSLEKNAIFTSPGSYLYFITIQCTFLSLISILFYWPRGYPFLGNSLLFAIIYYWSRREAWSHVSIYFFTVKGYQLPFALIFLHLIMGQSLWVDIMGLLSGHVYYFFREILPREGGPNLLDKTPKIFDKIMLKLQEFRLNNGIRNNFQRYGYTNINNSRSTNNNNGTNRRVFIGRGVRLGDS